In a genomic window of Streptomyces sp. SJL17-4:
- a CDS encoding asparaginase — protein MKRTNDGATRRIVVISTGGTIASRWQGTGYAADASGNDVLATAPLPEGVTVEVVDLFNVNSSRITAAHQLALLRTVHETLADPGVDGIVITHGTDTLEETAFFLDLHHTDVRPVVLTGAQRPFGTGDGDGPGNLYDALQVASSVSDLGVLVVFDGRVHAARGTVKTQTLAADAFSDPSAERLGRVGFSRVDIERQPERPTPLPLPAAAYKADPDAPDAVPLPRVAIVTHHSDGDPFLLNAAVGAGARGIVLVATGAGNATPEIAAAVADAVAQGVLVAVTTRVPAGPLAEIYTGGGAVDLVAAGALLTGTLRAAQARIALLATLLADGGGAGDPARSTALLRRLLDGPVRAEPALATGGSRSASAVAARA, from the coding sequence ATGAAGCGGACGAACGACGGGGCAACGCGCCGGATCGTCGTCATCAGTACCGGGGGAACGATCGCCAGCCGTTGGCAGGGCACCGGTTACGCGGCAGACGCCTCCGGCAACGACGTCCTGGCCACCGCTCCGCTTCCCGAGGGCGTCACCGTCGAGGTCGTCGACCTCTTCAACGTCAACAGCTCCCGTATCACCGCGGCCCATCAGCTGGCCCTGCTGCGGACCGTCCACGAGACCCTCGCCGACCCCGGCGTCGACGGCATCGTGATCACCCACGGCACCGACACCCTCGAAGAAACCGCGTTCTTCCTGGACCTCCACCACACCGACGTCCGCCCGGTCGTCCTCACCGGCGCCCAGCGTCCCTTCGGCACCGGCGACGGGGACGGCCCCGGCAACCTCTACGACGCGCTCCAGGTCGCCTCCTCCGTCAGCGACCTCGGCGTCCTCGTCGTCTTCGACGGACGCGTCCACGCCGCCCGCGGCACCGTCAAGACGCAGACGCTCGCCGCCGACGCCTTCTCCGACCCGTCCGCCGAGCGCCTGGGCCGCGTCGGCTTCTCCCGCGTCGACATCGAGCGGCAGCCGGAGCGCCCGACGCCCCTGCCGCTGCCCGCCGCCGCGTACAAGGCGGACCCCGACGCCCCCGACGCCGTTCCGCTGCCCCGGGTCGCCATCGTCACGCACCACTCCGACGGCGACCCCTTCCTGCTGAACGCGGCCGTCGGCGCCGGCGCCCGGGGCATCGTCCTCGTCGCCACCGGCGCGGGCAACGCCACCCCCGAGATCGCCGCCGCCGTGGCCGACGCGGTCGCCCAGGGCGTCCTCGTCGCCGTGACCACTCGCGTCCCGGCCGGGCCGCTCGCCGAGATCTACACCGGCGGCGGGGCCGTCGACCTCGTCGCCGCCGGAGCCCTGCTCACCGGCACGCTCCGCGCCGCGCAGGCCCGGATCGCCCTCCTCGCGACGCTCCTCGCCGACGGCGGCGGCGCGGGCGACCCCGCTCGCAGCACCGCGCTGCTGCGACGCCTCCTCGACGGGCCCGTCCGCGCGGAACCGGCCCTCGCCACCGGCGGCTCCCGCTCGGCCTCGGCGGTCGCCGCCCGCGCCTGA
- a CDS encoding NADPH-dependent FMN reductase translates to MTTYKVGYFVGSLSKDSINRILSRALLRVAPPGLEFQEIPIKDLPLYNHDFDADYPPEGRALKDAIASVDAVLFVTPEYNRSIPGGLKNAIDWASRPWGTNSFTHKPSAVIGASPGKIGTAVAQQSLRSVLSFCNSPQMNAPEAYIQFVPGLFTPDGEVTDPTTQQFLSDFMADFKTFIERVLTVLPQR, encoded by the coding sequence ATGACCACGTACAAGGTCGGCTACTTCGTCGGCAGCCTGTCGAAGGACTCCATCAACAGGATCCTCTCCCGGGCCCTCCTGCGGGTGGCGCCGCCGGGCCTGGAGTTCCAGGAGATCCCCATCAAGGACCTCCCGCTCTACAACCACGACTTCGACGCGGACTACCCGCCCGAGGGCCGCGCCCTCAAGGACGCCATCGCGTCCGTCGACGCCGTCCTCTTCGTCACCCCCGAGTACAACCGGTCCATCCCCGGCGGCCTCAAGAACGCCATCGACTGGGCGAGCCGCCCCTGGGGCACCAACTCCTTCACCCACAAGCCGTCGGCCGTCATCGGCGCCTCGCCCGGCAAGATCGGCACCGCCGTCGCCCAGCAGAGCCTCCGCTCGGTGCTGAGCTTCTGCAACTCCCCGCAGATGAACGCTCCCGAGGCCTACATCCAGTTCGTCCCGGGGCTCTTCACGCCGGACGGCGAGGTCACCGACCCGACGACCCAGCAGTTCCTGAGCGATTTCATGGCCGACTTCAAGACCTTCATCGAACGGGTCCTCACCGTCCTGCCCCAGCGCTGA
- a CDS encoding GMC oxidoreductase, translating into MSEHPLPARGIGGVNRRRFLAGTGSVLGAAALVGHGTPAHAEARLTDTPIPTGAHVPALVIGTGYGGSVAALRLARAGVAVHMVEMGMAWDTPGPDGKIFANTTRPDYRSFWLRTRTKQPLSNFLGFPLDKDVPRHTGILDAEDFAGITVYQGRGVGGGSLVNGGMAVTPRRENFAAILPTVDAAEMYATYYPRANAGLGVTEVDQAWWESTACYQYARVGRKHAQRSGFPFVFVPNVYDWDYMKQEAAGAAPKSALDGEVIYGNNAGKKTLQKTYLAQAAATGRVTVSALHKVTSVTPAAGGGYTVAIDQIDTTGATLASKTVTADTVFFAAGSIGTSKLLTRLKATGALPALNNEIGKGWGDNGNVMCGRANHMWDPTGKLQSAMPTAGIDNWDAGGAFAEVAPLPTGIETYASFYLSITKTPHRAQFTWNPATGKVDLSWDRAWKQTSIDAAKTIFDKINSKEGTIYRTDLFGAYKIWGDHLTYHPLGGAVLGRATDNHGRLHGYSGLYVIDGSLIPGNASVNPFVTITALAERNIERIVAEDF; encoded by the coding sequence ATGAGCGAACACCCCCTGCCCGCAAGGGGAATCGGCGGCGTCAATCGCCGCAGATTCCTCGCGGGAACAGGTTCTGTTCTCGGTGCTGCCGCCCTCGTCGGCCACGGCACCCCGGCCCACGCCGAAGCCCGCCTCACCGACACCCCCATCCCCACCGGCGCCCACGTGCCCGCCCTCGTCATCGGCACCGGATACGGCGGCTCCGTCGCCGCCCTCCGGCTCGCCCGCGCGGGCGTCGCCGTCCACATGGTCGAGATGGGCATGGCCTGGGACACCCCCGGACCCGACGGCAAGATCTTCGCCAACACCACCCGGCCCGACTACCGGTCCTTCTGGCTGCGGACCCGCACCAAGCAGCCGCTGAGCAACTTCCTCGGCTTCCCCCTCGACAAGGACGTCCCGCGGCACACGGGCATCCTCGACGCCGAGGACTTCGCCGGCATCACCGTCTACCAGGGCAGGGGTGTCGGCGGCGGCTCCCTCGTCAACGGCGGCATGGCCGTCACCCCGCGCCGCGAGAACTTCGCGGCCATCCTGCCCACCGTGGACGCGGCCGAGATGTACGCGACCTACTACCCGCGCGCCAACGCCGGACTCGGCGTCACCGAGGTCGACCAGGCCTGGTGGGAGAGCACCGCCTGCTACCAGTACGCCCGCGTCGGCCGCAAGCACGCCCAGCGCTCCGGCTTCCCCTTCGTGTTCGTCCCGAACGTCTACGACTGGGACTACATGAAGCAGGAGGCCGCCGGGGCCGCCCCGAAGTCCGCCCTCGACGGCGAGGTCATCTACGGCAACAACGCCGGCAAGAAGACCCTCCAGAAGACCTATCTGGCCCAGGCCGCCGCCACCGGCCGTGTCACCGTCTCCGCCCTGCACAAGGTCACCTCCGTCACCCCGGCGGCCGGCGGCGGCTACACCGTCGCCATCGACCAGATCGACACCACGGGCGCCACCCTCGCGAGCAAGACCGTCACCGCCGACACGGTCTTCTTCGCCGCCGGAAGCATCGGCACGAGCAAGCTCCTCACCCGTCTCAAGGCCACCGGCGCCCTCCCCGCCCTCAACAACGAGATCGGCAAGGGCTGGGGCGACAACGGCAACGTCATGTGCGGCCGCGCCAACCACATGTGGGACCCGACCGGCAAGCTCCAGTCCGCCATGCCCACCGCGGGCATCGACAACTGGGACGCGGGCGGCGCCTTCGCCGAGGTCGCCCCGCTGCCCACCGGCATCGAGACCTACGCCTCCTTCTACCTCTCCATCACCAAGACCCCCCACCGCGCCCAGTTCACCTGGAACCCGGCCACCGGCAAGGTCGACCTGAGCTGGGACAGGGCCTGGAAGCAGACCTCCATCGACGCCGCCAAGACCATCTTCGACAAGATCAACTCCAAGGAGGGCACGATCTACCGCACCGACCTCTTCGGCGCGTACAAGATCTGGGGCGACCACCTCACGTACCACCCGCTCGGCGGTGCCGTCCTGGGCAGGGCGACCGACAACCACGGACGCCTCCACGGCTACTCCGGGCTGTACGTCATCGACGGATCCCTGATCCCCGGCAACGCCAGCGTCAACCCCTTCGTCACCATCACGGCCCTCGCCGAACGCAACATCGAACGGATCGTCGCCGAGGACTTCTGA
- a CDS encoding GNAT family N-acetyltransferase — MNDLRIEPARSEDRLADWRAIHNTIIPTAVLSPDEVRERAGRHRLEVAYLGEVAVGCSTVRPPDEETPAATVIARTLPGFRRRGIGTALYERGLAHARTLSDEGVETVVLASNEEGLRFALARGFVEVERYVLPGDTVPFVTLRLAAQDQI; from the coding sequence ATGAACGATCTTCGTATCGAGCCGGCCCGGAGCGAGGACCGGCTCGCTGACTGGCGGGCCATTCACAACACGATCATCCCGACGGCCGTCCTCTCCCCCGACGAGGTGCGCGAGCGCGCGGGCCGCCACCGGCTGGAGGTCGCGTATCTCGGGGAGGTGGCGGTGGGGTGTTCGACGGTGCGTCCGCCGGACGAGGAGACCCCGGCGGCGACCGTCATCGCGCGGACGCTGCCCGGGTTCCGGCGGCGGGGAATCGGGACCGCGCTGTACGAGCGGGGGCTCGCGCACGCGCGGACGCTGAGCGACGAGGGCGTGGAGACGGTCGTGCTTGCCTCCAACGAGGAGGGGCTGCGGTTCGCACTCGCGCGCGGTTTCGTCGAGGTGGAGCGGTACGTCCTGCCCGGCGACACGGTGCCGTTCGTGACGCTGCGGCTGGCCGCACAGGACCAGATCTGA
- a CDS encoding Lrp/AsnC family transcriptional regulator, which yields MDRIDLHILRELQNDGRLSNQELAQRVGLSPSPCLRRVRQLEQDGVIQGYRAIIDPEAVGRGFEVLVSVEVRRDRETVEAFEEALQDVPDVIEAYRLFGSPGCLLRIAVADLAAYERLWIERLTTLTGVTEVNSQIIMKRIKEPKGMPVDSRGD from the coding sequence ATGGACCGAATTGATCTCCACATCTTGCGCGAGCTCCAGAACGACGGCCGGCTGAGCAACCAGGAGCTGGCCCAGCGGGTGGGGCTCAGCCCGTCCCCCTGTCTGCGCCGGGTGCGTCAGCTGGAGCAGGACGGGGTGATCCAGGGGTACCGGGCGATCATCGATCCCGAGGCGGTGGGGCGGGGCTTCGAGGTGCTCGTCTCGGTGGAGGTGCGGCGGGACCGGGAGACCGTGGAGGCCTTCGAGGAGGCGCTCCAGGACGTGCCGGACGTCATCGAGGCGTACCGGCTGTTCGGGAGCCCCGGCTGTCTGCTGCGGATCGCGGTCGCCGATCTCGCGGCGTACGAGCGGCTGTGGATCGAGCGGCTGACGACCCTGACCGGGGTGACCGAGGTCAACTCGCAGATCATCATGAAGCGCATCAAGGAGCCGAAGGGGATGCCGGTGGACAGCCGGGGCGACTGA
- a CDS encoding dihydrodipicolinate reductase, with the protein MIRTVVWGTGNVGRAAIRAVDAHPGLELAAVLVSDPAKVGRDAGRLAGLGHDLGVVAVDDVGAVLDERPGAVVYAASGDTRPDGALDDVARAVRTGAVVVTPALYPLYDQRNAPPEFRDPVLAAVAEGGGSLFVSGVDPGWGNDVLPLLVSGLGSTVDVIRCQEIFDYSTYEQEESVRDLIGMGRPLDYEPPMLLPSVPTMVWGGQIRLMARALGAELDEIRETVDRRPLESTVKTRTMGVFEAGTQGAIRFEVQGIVGGEPRLVIEHVTRIHPSCAPDWPVPPDGAGAHRVIVEGSPRIEVTVAATAEDENRSAGGNATAVGRLVGAIDWLVAAEPGLYDALDVPLRPAVGKLGRRPR; encoded by the coding sequence ATGATTCGGACGGTGGTGTGGGGTACCGGAAATGTCGGGCGCGCGGCGATCCGCGCCGTGGACGCCCATCCAGGGCTCGAACTCGCGGCCGTGCTGGTCTCCGATCCGGCGAAGGTCGGACGGGACGCGGGCCGGCTCGCGGGGCTCGGCCACGACCTCGGGGTCGTGGCCGTCGACGATGTGGGCGCGGTGCTCGACGAGCGGCCGGGGGCGGTGGTGTACGCGGCTTCCGGCGACACCCGGCCCGACGGGGCGCTCGACGACGTGGCGCGCGCGGTGCGGACGGGCGCGGTGGTGGTGACCCCCGCGCTGTATCCGCTCTACGACCAGCGCAACGCACCGCCCGAGTTCCGGGATCCGGTGCTCGCGGCCGTCGCCGAGGGCGGCGGTTCGCTGTTCGTGTCCGGGGTGGACCCGGGCTGGGGCAACGACGTCCTGCCGTTGCTCGTGAGCGGGCTCGGCAGCACGGTGGACGTGATCCGCTGTCAGGAGATCTTCGACTACTCGACGTACGAGCAGGAGGAGTCGGTCCGGGACCTGATCGGGATGGGCCGGCCGCTGGACTACGAGCCGCCGATGCTGCTGCCGTCGGTGCCGACGATGGTGTGGGGCGGGCAGATACGCCTGATGGCCCGCGCGCTCGGCGCCGAGCTCGACGAGATCCGCGAGACGGTGGACCGGCGTCCGCTGGAGTCGACCGTGAAGACGCGGACGATGGGGGTCTTCGAGGCGGGTACGCAGGGCGCGATCCGCTTCGAGGTGCAGGGCATCGTCGGCGGGGAGCCCCGCCTCGTGATCGAGCACGTGACCCGGATCCATCCCTCGTGCGCGCCGGACTGGCCGGTGCCGCCGGACGGCGCGGGGGCGCACCGGGTGATCGTCGAGGGCAGCCCGCGGATCGAGGTGACGGTGGCGGCGACCGCCGAGGACGAGAACCGCTCTGCGGGCGGCAACGCGACGGCGGTGGGCCGGCTGGTCGGGGCGATCGACTGGCTGGTGGCGGCGGAACCGGGACTGTACGACGCGCTGGACGTGCCGTTGCGGCCGGCGGTCGGGAAGCTGGGAAGGAGACCGCGGTGA
- a CDS encoding endonuclease, which produces MSVVRIGRWKVWAAAVAATLVGVTLPTVAATPAGATTPAYDSTYYKNAIGKTGTSLKSSLHTIISSQSKISYDAVWNALKVADQDPNNTNNVILLYSGTSRSKSLNGGDVGDWNREHTWAQSHGNFGTSAGPGTDLHHLRACDVQINSIRGNKDWDNGGSAVSGAPGSYTDSDSFEPRDADKGDVARMILYMAVRYEGDDAWADLEPNESTTNGSVRFHGRLSILKQWNEQDPPSAFEERRNDVIFTTYQGNRNPFIDHPEWVEAIW; this is translated from the coding sequence ATGTCCGTTGTGCGGATCGGCAGATGGAAGGTGTGGGCAGCGGCCGTCGCCGCCACCCTCGTCGGCGTCACGCTCCCCACGGTCGCCGCTACCCCCGCCGGCGCCACCACCCCCGCGTACGACAGCACGTACTACAAGAACGCGATCGGCAAGACCGGCACGAGCCTCAAGTCCTCGCTGCACACCATCATCAGCAGCCAGAGCAAGATCTCGTACGACGCGGTCTGGAACGCGCTGAAGGTCGCCGACCAGGACCCCAACAACACCAACAACGTCATCCTGCTCTACAGCGGGACCTCGCGGAGCAAGAGCCTCAACGGCGGCGACGTCGGCGACTGGAACCGCGAGCACACCTGGGCCCAGTCCCACGGCAACTTCGGCACCTCGGCCGGCCCGGGCACCGACCTGCACCACCTGCGGGCCTGCGACGTCCAGATCAACAGCATCCGGGGCAACAAGGACTGGGACAACGGCGGCAGCGCGGTCAGCGGCGCTCCCGGCAGCTACACGGACAGCGACTCGTTCGAGCCGCGCGACGCCGACAAGGGCGACGTGGCCCGGATGATCCTCTACATGGCCGTCCGCTACGAGGGCGACGACGCCTGGGCCGACCTGGAGCCCAACGAGTCGACCACCAACGGCAGCGTCCGCTTCCACGGCCGCCTCTCGATCCTGAAGCAGTGGAACGAACAGGACCCGCCGAGCGCCTTCGAGGAGCGTCGCAACGACGTCATCTTCACCACCTACCAGGGCAACCGGAACCCGTTCATCGACCACCCGGAGTGGGTCGAGGCGATCTGGTAG
- a CDS encoding FAD-dependent oxidoreductase yields the protein MTRPRILVVGAGFAGVACVRRLERRLAEREAQLALLSPFSYQLYLPLLPQVAAGVLTPQSVALSLRRSERHRTRIVPGGVVGVDTAAKACVVRTIAGEYVTEPYDHLVLAPGSVTRSFDIPGLAEHARGMKTLAEAVYIRDHVIAQLDLADASNDEEERAARLRFVVVGGGYAGTETAACLQLLTHNAIKRYPRIDPKLIKWHLVDIAPKLMPELGDKLGAAAMDILTKRGIEVSLGVSVASVDEEAVTLTDGRVLPSRTLIWTAGVAASPLIGTLGAETFRGRLVVTAEMAVPGLDGVWALGDAAAVPDLAKGEEGAICPPTAQHAMRQGKALADNLVSTLRGEPTRPYTHKDLGLVVDLGGMDGVSKPLGVELHGAPAQAVARAYHWAALRTNVAKTRVMTNWLLNAAAGDDFVRTGFLASKSGTLRDFEYTDAYLTPEQVRLHTGAFRGAVGSGGGN from the coding sequence GTGACGCGACCGAGGATCCTCGTGGTGGGCGCCGGCTTCGCCGGAGTGGCCTGCGTACGCCGGCTCGAACGGCGCCTCGCGGAGCGGGAGGCGCAGCTCGCACTCCTCTCACCGTTCTCGTACCAGCTGTATCTGCCCCTGCTCCCCCAGGTGGCGGCGGGGGTGCTGACCCCGCAGTCGGTCGCGCTCTCGCTGCGCCGCAGTGAACGGCACCGCACCCGGATCGTGCCCGGTGGTGTGGTCGGCGTGGACACGGCGGCGAAGGCCTGTGTCGTGCGGACGATCGCCGGGGAGTACGTGACCGAGCCGTACGACCATCTCGTGCTCGCGCCCGGCAGCGTGACCCGCAGTTTCGACATCCCCGGGCTCGCCGAGCACGCACGCGGGATGAAGACCCTCGCCGAGGCCGTGTACATCCGCGATCACGTCATCGCGCAGCTCGACCTGGCGGACGCGAGCAACGACGAGGAGGAGCGGGCCGCGCGGCTGCGGTTCGTGGTGGTCGGCGGCGGTTACGCGGGCACGGAGACGGCGGCCTGTCTGCAGCTGCTCACCCACAACGCGATCAAGCGGTATCCGCGCATCGACCCGAAGCTCATCAAGTGGCACCTGGTCGACATCGCGCCGAAGCTGATGCCCGAGCTGGGCGACAAGCTGGGCGCGGCCGCGATGGACATCCTGACGAAGCGCGGCATCGAGGTGTCGTTGGGGGTGTCGGTGGCGTCCGTGGACGAGGAGGCGGTGACGCTCACCGACGGGCGGGTGCTGCCGAGCCGGACGCTGATCTGGACGGCCGGGGTGGCGGCGAGCCCGCTGATCGGCACGCTCGGCGCGGAAACGTTTCGGGGACGGCTCGTGGTCACGGCCGAGATGGCCGTGCCGGGGCTCGACGGTGTGTGGGCCCTCGGAGACGCGGCGGCGGTGCCGGACCTCGCCAAGGGCGAGGAGGGCGCGATCTGTCCGCCGACCGCCCAGCACGCGATGCGGCAGGGCAAGGCGCTCGCCGACAACCTGGTCTCGACGCTGCGCGGCGAGCCGACCCGTCCGTACACCCACAAGGATCTGGGTCTGGTGGTGGACCTCGGCGGGATGGACGGGGTGTCGAAGCCGCTCGGCGTGGAGCTGCACGGGGCGCCCGCGCAGGCCGTGGCGCGTGCCTACCACTGGGCGGCGCTGCGGACCAATGTGGCGAAGACCCGCGTGATGACGAACTGGCTGCTGAACGCCGCGGCCGGGGACGACTTCGTACGGACCGGGTTCCTGGCGTCGAAGTCGGGCACGCTGCGGGACTTCGAGTACACCGACGCGTATCTGACCCCGGAGCAGGTCCGCCTCCACACGGGCGCGTTCCGCGGTGCGGTCGGCAGCGGCGGGGGCAACTGA
- a CDS encoding aspartate ammonia-lyase, which produces MVPAPAPHPVPARREHDLLGDRDVPADAYWGVHTLRATENFTVTGMPISVYPLLIDALAAVKEAAARANEELGLLPADKAAAIAGACREIRTGALHDQFVVDVVQGGAGTSTNMNANEVVANRALELLGHAKGDYDRLHPNEDVNLGQSTNDVYPTAIRIAAIGAARELLLAMAVLQDAFAAKALEFREVVKMGRTQLQDAVPMTLGQEFSTYAVMLEEDRSRLAEAVELIHEINLGATAIGTGLNAAPGYAETARRHLAELTGLPLVTSANLIEATQDCGAFVQLSGVLKRIAVKLSKTCNDLRLLSSGPRAGLNEINLPPVQAGSSIMPGKVNPVIPEVVNQVAFEVIGNDITITMAAEAGQLQLNAFEPVIFHALSKSLLSLRAACLTLADRCVSGITANTEALRAAVENSIGLATALNPHLGYTAATAIAQEALATGRGVVELTLEKGLLPADRLAELLTPERLTGAPGPALA; this is translated from the coding sequence ATGGTTCCCGCACCGGCCCCGCACCCCGTTCCCGCCCGTCGCGAGCACGATCTGCTCGGCGACCGGGACGTTCCCGCCGACGCCTACTGGGGTGTCCACACCCTGCGCGCCACCGAGAACTTCACCGTCACCGGCATGCCCATCTCCGTCTACCCGCTCCTGATCGACGCGCTCGCCGCCGTCAAGGAGGCCGCGGCCCGAGCCAACGAGGAGCTGGGGCTGCTGCCCGCCGACAAGGCCGCCGCCATCGCCGGTGCCTGCCGGGAGATCCGTACGGGAGCGCTCCACGACCAGTTCGTCGTGGATGTCGTCCAGGGCGGCGCGGGCACCTCCACCAACATGAACGCCAACGAGGTCGTCGCCAACCGCGCCCTGGAACTCCTCGGCCACGCCAAGGGCGACTACGACCGCCTCCACCCCAACGAGGACGTCAACCTCGGCCAGTCGACCAACGACGTCTACCCGACCGCCATCCGCATCGCGGCGATCGGCGCCGCCCGTGAACTCCTCCTCGCCATGGCCGTGCTCCAGGACGCCTTCGCCGCCAAGGCCCTGGAGTTCCGCGAGGTCGTCAAGATGGGCCGCACCCAGCTCCAGGACGCGGTGCCCATGACGCTGGGCCAGGAGTTCTCCACGTACGCCGTGATGCTGGAGGAGGACCGCAGCCGGCTCGCCGAGGCCGTCGAGCTCATCCACGAGATCAACCTCGGGGCCACCGCCATCGGCACCGGCCTCAACGCCGCCCCCGGCTACGCCGAGACCGCCCGCCGCCACCTCGCCGAGCTGACCGGCCTGCCGCTCGTCACCTCCGCCAACCTGATCGAGGCCACCCAGGACTGCGGCGCCTTCGTCCAGCTCTCCGGGGTGCTCAAGCGCATCGCGGTCAAGCTCTCCAAGACCTGCAACGACCTGCGGCTGCTCTCCTCGGGCCCGCGCGCCGGGCTCAACGAGATCAACCTGCCCCCGGTCCAGGCCGGTTCCAGCATCATGCCCGGCAAGGTCAACCCGGTGATCCCCGAGGTCGTCAACCAGGTCGCCTTCGAGGTGATCGGCAACGACATCACCATCACCATGGCCGCCGAGGCCGGGCAGCTCCAGCTCAACGCCTTCGAACCGGTCATCTTCCACGCCCTGTCGAAGAGCCTCCTCTCCCTGCGCGCCGCCTGCCTGACCCTCGCCGACCGCTGCGTCAGCGGCATCACCGCCAACACCGAGGCGCTCCGGGCGGCCGTCGAGAACTCCATCGGTCTCGCCACCGCGCTCAACCCGCACCTCGGCTACACCGCGGCCACCGCCATCGCGCAGGAGGCGCTCGCCACCGGGCGCGGAGTCGTCGAACTCACCCTGGAGAAGGGCCTGCTGCCCGCCGATCGCCTCGCCGAGCTGCTCACCCCGGAGCGCCTCACCGGAGCCCCGGGTCCCGCGCTCGCCTGA
- a CDS encoding carboxymuconolactone decarboxylase family protein, with translation MIIDIPEGQEPIGYVWGDMVPEIGTAAANFSLSVYAHTTLGLREFEAARLRIAQINGCGFCLDWRTDRDGVKVEEGFDEVVAAWRETEVSESFDERTRLAAEYAERYALDHHGLDDAFWKRMTARYSQTEIVELTMSLGSWLAFGRLNRVLGLDEVCVLPTH, from the coding sequence GTGATCATCGACATTCCCGAGGGCCAGGAGCCGATCGGATACGTGTGGGGCGACATGGTCCCGGAGATCGGGACGGCGGCGGCGAACTTCTCGCTGTCGGTGTACGCCCATACGACGCTGGGGCTGCGCGAGTTCGAGGCGGCGCGGCTGCGGATCGCGCAGATCAACGGCTGCGGCTTCTGTCTGGACTGGCGTACCGACCGGGACGGGGTGAAGGTCGAGGAGGGCTTCGACGAGGTCGTCGCGGCATGGCGGGAGACGGAGGTCTCGGAGAGCTTCGACGAGCGGACGCGGCTCGCGGCCGAGTACGCGGAGCGGTACGCGCTGGACCATCACGGTCTCGACGACGCGTTCTGGAAGCGGATGACGGCCCGGTACAGCCAGACGGAGATCGTGGAGCTGACGATGAGTCTGGGCTCGTGGCTGGCGTTCGGGCGGCTCAACCGGGTGCTCGGGCTCGACGAGGTGTGCGTGCTGCCGACGCACTGA